Genomic segment of Deltaproteobacteria bacterium:
GCCGTAGATGACGAGACGCACCGCCGGCGACTTCTGCGTCTGCCCGAGATACCACCAGAATGCCGCCTGCATGAGGCAGAGGAACGCGAGGCGGTTCGAGTTCGTGCCCATCGAGAATGCCGCCGCCGCGCGTCCGTCGGCGGTCGCACCCGTTGCCCAGCCTGCGAGCGCCGAGGGAACGACCATGACGAGGCAGAGCAAGATGACGGTGATCGCCATCTTGATGTGGCGCTTGGTGGTCAGGAACTTCGCGGCGAGGATGATGAACGCGAACCGCGTCACGAAATCACGCGTGAGCGGCGCCGTCTGATCGAGCGTACGGACCTTGCCCCAGGTGATCCTGAGGTCCGGAAACGTCCAGTACGACGCGAAGGTTCCGAAGAGGAACACCACCCCCAGCAGCACGTACAGCTGCACCTGCCGGACCCGGGCGATCCAGAAATCCGGACGCTGCGAGAGCTCGGCGAGCAGGATCACCGACAGGATGATGCCGAGGACGTTGTTGATCGTCAGGAGCCCCCCGCCGCGTATGGGGGTCGGGTAGCTCGCGAAGAGGTAGTTCGTGAGGAGCAGCAAGATGCCGATCTCGGGTCGCGCGACCACGACCACGAGCAACATCGACGCGACGATGAGCGCGACCGCGGTCGCCTCCTGGCCGGCCCGCGTCGCGACCACCAGGAGCGCCCCGAGCACGGCGAGCCCCACGAGCCCGAGGGCGGAAACGCCGCGACCGCCGCGGGCCGGCGTGCGAGACCCCGGCAGCACCTGCTCGGTCGCGACGGTCATCGCTCCTCGTCGATCTGCGCGCGACGGCGGTCGCGGCTCAGATCATCTCCTCGAGGAACGCCGGCAAATAGCTCTTGCGGCGGTTGAAGAGCGCCCCCAGCATCTTGGTGCCCGCCCGTTCGAGCTGGCGCTTGGCGCGCTGCGCCTCGTCGATGCGCGTCCGGTCCGCTTCGACCACGAAGACGGCTCCGTCCGTGTGCGGGCCGAGGATCAGGGCGTCGGTGTAGACGTTCACGGGCGCGGAGTCGAAGACGACGAACTGGAACCGCTCGTGGAGCTTCTCCATCACCTCCGCGAAGCGGGACGACTCGAGGATCGCCGAGGGCGAGCTCTCGTAGTGGCCGCTCGTGATGACGAAGAGCCCAGGCTGCGCCGTCGCCTGCACGACGGTCTCCATGCCCTGCCGGCCTTCGACGAGCTCCGCGAACCCGCCGTTCCGACGGATCGGGAACACCTGCTCGAGCGCGGGCGTGCGGAAATTCGCTTCGATGAGGAGGACGTCGAGCTTCTTGCGCTTGGCCAGCGTCGACGCGAAGAGCGCCGCCGTCGTGGTCGCGCCTTCTCCATGCTGGGATGCGACGACCATCAGGTCGCGGAGCACCGGCTGCTCCCGGCTCGGCAGAAGCACGTGCGTCCCGAGCCGCTGATAGGCCTCCTCGATGTCGGGCGCGAGGTCGAAATCGATGTGCAGACTGCCGTGCGACCGCGCGCCGTTCGCCTTCGGG
This window contains:
- a CDS encoding O-antigen ligase family protein: MTVATEQVLPGSRTPARGGRGVSALGLVGLAVLGALLVVATRAGQEATAVALIVASMLLVVVVARPEIGILLLLTNYLFASYPTPIRGGGLLTINNVLGIILSVILLAELSQRPDFWIARVRQVQLYVLLGVVFLFGTFASYWTFPDLRITWGKVRTLDQTAPLTRDFVTRFAFIILAAKFLTTKRHIKMAITVILLCLVMVVPSALAGWATGATADGRAAAAFSMGTNSNRLAFLCLMQAAFWWYLGQTQKSPAVRLVIYGVIGSLVLTVLLTASRSGFLGLGVLLYLLTRERGAMRGGRIKVILLAFLMVGMMLTIVPQENLDRIANLNPFAQGRGGNLGTHSTERRVETVGLGWDIFLEYPIFGIGLGNFREVARQVYNDPFYRPPHNSYIWALSEGGIFCFALFLLLYWVTLRDIRWIQRSPATPSDLRWIAAALEPSLVLLLFYSFFADMWLNPITYILVVLTVVFKRYVSSRRVVLA
- a CDS encoding CpsD/CapB family tyrosine-protein kinase gives rise to the protein MSKIYEALQRAQEEREGAAPSPAAGEPQPRRSWWRRAPKANGARSHGSLHIDFDLAPDIEEAYQRLGTHVLLPSREQPVLRDLMVVASQHGEGATTTAALFASTLAKRKKLDVLLIEANFRTPALEQVFPIRRNGGFAELVEGRQGMETVVQATAQPGLFVITSGHYESSPSAILESSRFAEVMEKLHERFQFVVFDSAPVNVYTDALILGPHTDGAVFVVEADRTRIDEAQRAKRQLERAGTKMLGALFNRRKSYLPAFLEEMI